In the Blautia faecicola genome, TCTGCTGTTAATAGAGGCTTCTTTTTGGTATCTAAAAAACAGTTGTTTGTATGCAAAAATAGTTGGTACAATATCCATATTCTACAGTATTACTACAGTGGATCCTGTGTGAGGTGTCGTAAAGAAAGATCCTTGACACTGATTGGCATGGAAGCGCAAAGTTCTGGAAGATATGTTTTTAACATAACCTTCACCATATGTTCGATCATACGTACTGAGATACGTTTGGAACGGGTGGATAAAAAGAGCGCACGGTCATAAGGATGCGGTGCAAAGGACCGGCGGCCACTGTTCCTTAGGTAATGGCAACAGGTAAGGATGGCATCTGCAAAAGAAGGATCTTCACGCTGGAATTTTTTTTGTGCAAGGTCAGCAGCTTTTACGTTTGTCATGATTTTTTTACAGAAATCAAGGATTTCCTCTTTTTGAACAGAAGAAAATCCATTAAACAAATCTGCAGGGACATCCGGCGCATGAAGATATGTGCGGAGAGCATCCAGTGTTGTGTCAGAGCAGGGCTTCTGTACCACATCACCCGAGGGTGTCATTACAGATAAGGTGTGATCGGCCCAGTTGATAGAATCGATATCCAGACCGGCGATCTCGATCACGGACAGACTATCATAAGAAAGAAGGGAGAGGATGGATACATTTCGTGAGATTGTCCTTTCACGGCGAAGGAGTGCTTCATCAGGTATGGGGATGAGTTCACAGGAACAACTGCTGCCGTCCTGCAACAGATATGTATCATTTCTTTTCACACCATCGATCAGACGTAGAATATCCTTTTCAGAGATCGGATGTCGTGGAATTCTGACAACCGGTCTTCTTTTTGTCTCCGAAATCGTGCAGGTGTAAGATATCCTCTGTGTTTCCAGATAAAGATAGAATGCTTTGAAAGAAGCAATGATCCGGTTTAAGTAGAGGGAAGAAACCTCTTTTTTCTCAGTGTCCTTAACATGGAGCGACTGCAGATAGGAATCAAACAGCTCCAGTGAGACAGAGCGAAAAACAGAAACAGGCATATGTTTCCTGTCAAAGGATTCATATGCAGGGACGGAAGAGTGTACGAAATCAAGGAAAGTAGTAATCGTCAGGACATAGGAATAGCGTGTGGACGGAGCATAAGAGTCCAGGGACGAAGCGAAGCCTTTGATATACCAGGGCGTATCGTTACAAAGGTTTTTCAGCTGCAGGCTCAGTGAGATATTTTTTACATTATGTATATTGTACATAGAATCACCTCCAGATTATTGGTAAAGACATTGTAACATAATAAATAATTCCGCGCAATCACTTCAAGGAAACGTTTCCTATCATCCCCTTCTTTT is a window encoding:
- a CDS encoding site-specific integrase translates to MYNIHNVKNISLSLQLKNLCNDTPWYIKGFASSLDSYAPSTRYSYVLTITTFLDFVHSSVPAYESFDRKHMPVSVFRSVSLELFDSYLQSLHVKDTEKKEVSSLYLNRIIASFKAFYLYLETQRISYTCTISETKRRPVVRIPRHPISEKDILRLIDGVKRNDTYLLQDGSSCSCELIPIPDEALLRRERTISRNVSILSLLSYDSLSVIEIAGLDIDSINWADHTLSVMTPSGDVVQKPCSDTTLDALRTYLHAPDVPADLFNGFSSVQKEEILDFCKKIMTNVKAADLAQKKFQREDPSFADAILTCCHYLRNSGRRSFAPHPYDRALFLSTRSKRISVRMIEHMVKVMLKTYLPELCASMPISVKDLSLRHLTQDPL